From a region of the Helianthus annuus cultivar XRQ/B chromosome 5, HanXRQr2.0-SUNRISE, whole genome shotgun sequence genome:
- the LOC110943373 gene encoding protein FAR1-RELATED SEQUENCE 5-like: MENNDQESINLIIFAGFETYQPLGNLHLSPNSGKKTYLPEVDESLKPKDKMTFDTVNNAFLFYQKYSMASGFTARKSSQYTHHGVIKSKWFACSKEGTKPMKAIDTSKKIDSSNNGSKRKSVRRVPSIRTGCEARMCVKLMPSNLYKVYSFNEAHNHFFVAEEDRHLLPANRGMNYMQEQAAKALSALNIGHVKAFNIMRTLYGGFDKVGATKNDFKNFKRDLNRYIFEFDADMMIKRLMRKKEYTPNFLVEYITDEGGVLRGLFWADEDAKRNFSVFGDVVSFDATYRRNRYNMMFVPFTGIDNHNRNVTLGAAIIGNETAETYSWLLNVFRQAFGRAPPVIVTDQDPAMKKAIEDTWPESRHRLCMWHIMDKLSAKVGATICNNTDFKKRLCDIVWTDSILHVKFESEWDTIMNDFNLVDHEWLQSLYQIRDTWIPAYYREEVMSGLMRTSSRSESENHFFGQFCNPGCTLVEFLGHFDSAIEAQRHQHRKNDHDTRNTNAEIFDEDFVLEDQASRIFTRTIFFDQQLEIQNGIHKCAIGKWENVADFVNFFVKDWEQPCTTFFEVLMREDDMTVYCTCKRFEQFGLLCSHIFCMLRMLDIREFPQRYILRRWTREAVPNSASGAILGINETDDRYNEVNRVVREITYSTESVINKLVTNFDALCSFRDHVLNYFKTADESVVNAPPKSRRERFAEITGNTKPSDATVRVPIGTRFKGMGQPKRMKSKREIALSQLGKKSRQCQKCFRYGHNRRTCKNPTRTKEQAMAEDDGEEADEVDEEEDEWVEVEEDMGEQDEDALDEEDGEEE; the protein is encoded by the exons ATGGAGAACAACGATCAAG AATCGATCAATTTAATTATTTTCGCAGGATTTGAAACCTATCAGCCGCTTGGGAATCTACATCTGTCTCCAAACTCCGGTAAGAAGACTTATTTACCGGAGGTAGATGAATCGCTAAAACCGAAGGATAAGATGACCTTTGATACGGTTAACAACGCATTCCTCTTTTATCAGAAGTATTCAATGGCTTCAGGCTTCACTGCCAGGAAGTCTTCTCAGTACACGCATCATGGTGTTATAAAATCTAAATGGTTCGCTTGCTCAAAGGAGGGGACTAAACCTATGAAGGCGATCGATACATCTAAAAAGATTGATAGCTCAAATAATGGGTCAAAGAGGAAATCTGTTCGCCGTGTTCCTTCTATAAGGACGGGGTGCGAAGCACGTATGTGTGTAAAGTTAATGCCTTCGAATCTATACAAGGTATATTCTTTCAATGAGGCACATAATCACTTTTTTGTTGCTGAGGAAGATAGGCATTTACTCCCCGCTAACCGAGGTATGAACTATATGCAAGAGCAAGCCGCTAAAGCGTTGAGCGCCTTGAACATTGGACATGTCAAAGCGTTTAATATCATGAGGACATTGTATGGTGGGTTTGACAAGGTTGGGGCAACCAAAAACGATTTTAAAAATTTCAAGCGAGACCTGAATAGGTATATATTTGAGTTTGACGCTGATATGATGATTAAACGGCTTATGAGGAAGAAAGAGTACACGCCAAACTTTTTAGTGGAGTATATAACAGACGAAGGTGGGGTTTTAAGGGGTTTGTTTTGGGCAGATGAAGATGCCAAAAGGAATTTTTCGGTGTTTGGTGACGTTGTTTCATTTGATGCCACATATCGTCGTAACAG GTACAACATGATGTTTGTTCCATTTACCGGTATCGACAATCACAATCGCAACGTCACTCTTGGTGCCGCTATAATAGGAAACGAAACTGCTGAAACTTACAGTTGGTTGCTAAATGTGTTTCGTCAAGCATTTGGCCGTGCCCCTCCGGTGATTGTCACCGACCAAGACCCAGCCATGAAGAAGGCTATTGAAGATACATGGCCCGAGAGTAGACATAGGCTATGCATGTGGCACATCATGGACAAGCTTTCTGCTAAG GTTGGTGCTACAATCTGCAATAATACAGATTTCAAAAAGAGGTTGTGTGACATTGTGTGGACCGATTCAATTctacatgttaagtttgaaagtGAGTGGGATACCATAATGAACGATTTTAACTTGGTTGATCATGAGTGGCTGCAGTCACTTTATCAAATCAGGGATACTTGGATACCGGCTTATTATCGTGAGGAGGTCATGTCCGGGCTTATGCGTACCTCTTCTCGTtcagagagtgagaaccatttcTTTGGACAGTTCTGTAACCCGGGTTGCACACTTGTCGAATTTCTTGGGCATTTTGATTCTGCTATTGAAGCTCAGAGACATCAGCACAGGAAGAATGACCATGACACCAGAAATACCAACGCTGAAATATTTGATGAAGACTTTGTTTTGGAGGATCAAGCGTCCAGGATATTCACACGCACTATATTTTTTGACCAGCAGTTGGAGATACAAAATGGTATACACAAATGTGCTATCGGCAAGTGGGAAAACGTGGCCGACTTCGTTAATTTTTTTGTGAAGGACTGGGAACAACCCTGCACTACTTTCTTCGAG GTTTTGATGCGGGAGGACGACATGACTGTGTATTGTACATGCAAAAGATTCGAACAGTTTGGGTTGTTGTGCTCGCACATCTTTTGTATGCTAAGGATGCTTGACATTAGGGAGTTTCCACAACGCTATATATTACGACGTTGGACACGGGAGGCTGTTCCAAATAGTGCCTCTGGTGCTATTCTAGGTATCAATGAGACCGATGATCGTTATAATGAAGTTAACCGTGTTGTACGTGAGATCACATATTCTACAGAGTCCGTTATTAACAAGCTTGTCACCAACTTTGATGCGCTATGCTCGTTCAGGGATCATGTTCTTAATTATTTCAAAACTGCGGATGAGTCGGTCGTCAATGCTCCACCTAAGAGCCGTCGTGAAAGGTTTGCCGAAATTACTGGTAACACAAAACCATCTGATGCAACTGTTCGTGTTCCCATTGGAACAAGATTCAAAGGTATGGGTCAACCTAAACGGATGAAGTCCAAACGTGAAATTGCATTAAGTCAGTTGGGTAAAAAGAGTCGTCAGTGTCAAAAATGTTTTAGATACGGGCATAACAGACGTACTTGCAAAAACCCTACCCGGACTAAAGAACAAGCTATGGCTGAGGATGACGGTGAAGAAGCTGACGAAGTTGACGAGGAGGAAGATGAATGGGTGGAAGTTGAAGAAGATATGGGTGAACAAGATGAGGATGCATTAGACGAGGAGGATGGGGAAGAGGAGTAG